In Streptomyces dangxiongensis, one DNA window encodes the following:
- a CDS encoding hydrogenase maturation protein yields the protein MDILLVASAFNSLSQRVYAELSDLGHRVDVVLAAHGPDPVRAAVRESRPELIIAPMLRTALPEDVWRDHTCLIVHPGPPGDRGPSALDWAIAGRAEQWGVTVLRAEAAMDAGAIWAAEPFPVPPVGKSDLYRNEASDAAVTAVLTAVRRYAEGFYKPLPQTDASVTVGWRDFFRQEQRRIDWERDDTETVLRTLRGADSQPGVLDELLGRQVFLHGGHPEDRLRGRPGALLAQRAGAVCRATRDGAVWIPELRPRRDSGDPAPFRRPAASVLASQQPGLRLPEDPAPPELPPGRRTWTDIRYRQHGDVGFLAFSFPGGAMSTDQCRRLLAAYTQALARPTRVLVLGGTRDFFSNGIHLNVIEAAPDPAEESWTNLNAMDDLVEAVLRTTDRLVVAALAGNAAAGGAMLALAADQVWCRTGAVLNPHYRRMGLYGSEFWTYTLPRRVGPGNARRLTTEAVPVSAASAERLGLVDRLVPAAPQDFAAEVRRLATTLAAAPDLDRRLAAKAAARAADERERPLADHRQAELARMHAVFFDPAAPYHALRSAFVRKTPAGSPRPLAPAAGDVR from the coding sequence ATGGACATCCTGCTGGTCGCCAGCGCGTTCAACAGCCTCTCCCAGCGCGTGTACGCCGAACTGTCGGACCTCGGGCACCGGGTCGACGTGGTGCTCGCCGCACACGGCCCCGACCCGGTCCGCGCCGCCGTGCGCGAGTCGCGGCCGGAGCTGATCATCGCGCCGATGCTCAGGACGGCCCTGCCCGAGGACGTGTGGCGCGACCACACCTGCCTGATCGTGCACCCGGGGCCGCCGGGCGACCGCGGCCCGTCCGCGCTGGACTGGGCCATCGCCGGCCGGGCGGAGCAGTGGGGCGTGACCGTGCTCCGGGCCGAGGCGGCGATGGACGCGGGCGCGATCTGGGCGGCCGAGCCGTTCCCCGTGCCGCCCGTCGGCAAGAGCGACCTCTACCGCAACGAGGCCTCCGACGCCGCCGTCACCGCCGTCCTGACGGCCGTACGGCGCTACGCGGAAGGCTTCTACAAGCCCCTCCCGCAGACCGACGCGTCGGTCACGGTCGGGTGGCGCGACTTCTTCCGGCAGGAGCAGCGGCGGATCGACTGGGAACGCGACGACACCGAGACGGTCCTGCGCACGCTCCGCGGCGCCGACTCCCAGCCGGGCGTCCTGGACGAACTCCTCGGCCGCCAGGTGTTCCTGCACGGCGGGCACCCCGAGGACCGGCTGCGCGGCCGTCCCGGCGCCCTGCTGGCCCAGCGCGCCGGAGCCGTCTGCCGGGCGACCCGGGACGGCGCGGTCTGGATCCCGGAACTGCGTCCCCGCCGCGACTCCGGCGACCCGGCGCCCTTCCGCCGCCCGGCCGCCTCGGTGCTCGCCTCCCAGCAGCCCGGCCTCCGGCTCCCGGAGGACCCCGCCCCACCGGAACTCCCGCCCGGCCGGCGCACCTGGACCGACATCCGCTACCGGCAGCACGGTGACGTCGGCTTCCTCGCCTTCTCCTTCCCGGGCGGCGCGATGAGCACCGACCAGTGCCGCAGACTGCTCGCCGCCTACACGCAGGCCCTCGCACGCCCCACCCGCGTCCTCGTCCTCGGCGGGACCCGCGACTTCTTCTCCAACGGCATCCACCTGAACGTCATCGAGGCCGCCCCCGACCCGGCCGAGGAGTCCTGGACCAACCTCAACGCCATGGACGACCTCGTCGAGGCCGTGCTGCGCACCACCGACCGGCTGGTGGTGGCCGCCCTCGCCGGCAACGCCGCGGCCGGCGGGGCCATGCTGGCCCTCGCCGCCGACCAGGTGTGGTGCCGCACGGGCGCCGTCCTCAACCCGCACTACCGGCGCATGGGCCTGTACGGCTCCGAGTTCTGGACCTACACCCTGCCCCGCCGCGTCGGCCCCGGCAACGCACGCCGGCTGACCACCGAGGCGGTGCCGGTCAGCGCCGCGTCCGCCGAACGGCTCGGCCTCGTGGACCGGCTGGTGCCGGCCGCACCGCAGGACTTCGCGGCCGAGGTGCGGCGGCTGGCGACCACCCTCGCCGCCGCCCCGGACCTCGACCGGCGGCTCGCCGCCAAGGCGGCGGCCCGCGCGGCGGACGAGCGGGAACGCCCCCTGGCCGACCACCGGCAGGCGGAACTGGCCCGCATGCACGCCGTCTTCTTCGACCCCGCGGCCCCCTACCACGCCCTGCGCTCGGCCTTCGTCCGCAAGACACCGGCCGGCTCGCCCCGGCCCCTCGCCCCGGCCGCGGGAGACGTCCGGTGA
- a CDS encoding hydrogenase maturation protease produces MTPRILVAGVGNIFLADDAFGPEVIRALAHRPLPPGVRVRDYGIRGLDLAYDLLAGCATAVLVDAAPRGHRPGTLSLIEAEPPDGTVAPEAHGMDPAKVLALARHLGDEPLPRVLVLACEPGVLPAGDDLLGGLSAPVREAVGRAVDALHTLVPALLDDPAGSLPPLGRPVESGTPHPAALPATAPGGTQNR; encoded by the coding sequence GTGACGCCCCGGATCCTGGTGGCCGGAGTCGGCAACATCTTCCTCGCCGACGACGCCTTCGGCCCCGAGGTGATCCGCGCACTCGCACACCGCCCGCTGCCGCCCGGGGTGCGGGTGCGCGACTACGGCATCCGCGGCCTGGACCTCGCCTACGACCTGCTGGCCGGCTGTGCCACCGCCGTCCTGGTCGACGCGGCCCCGCGCGGGCACCGCCCCGGCACCCTCTCGCTGATCGAGGCCGAACCGCCCGACGGGACCGTCGCGCCCGAGGCCCACGGCATGGACCCGGCGAAGGTACTGGCCCTGGCCCGACACCTGGGCGACGAGCCCCTGCCCCGGGTCCTCGTCCTGGCCTGCGAACCCGGCGTACTGCCGGCCGGCGACGACCTCCTCGGGGGACTGAGCGCCCCGGTGCGCGAAGCGGTCGGCCGGGCCGTGGACGCGCTGCACACGCTCGTCCCCGCCCTGCTCGACGACCCCGCCGGGTCCCTGCCCCCGTTGGGCCGCCCGGTGGAATCCGGCACCCCGCACCCGGCTGCGCTGCCCGCAACGGCGCCCGGCGGCACCCAGAATCGCTGA